The genomic window AATTATGATGTGTTTGATTAGACTCGTGAAGAGGAGGAGATATGAACCTGACAATGGATCCACTGTTTCCACCATGAGCTCTGTGTCTCTAAAGAGTGATCGCTCCAGACTTAGGCCTCCAGTTTTCAGCGCTGAGCACAGACATTCAGGAGCAAAGTAAGACGAgattttctgtttaaaaaaattattccagAGACATTTGTTGCTCACCTTTTTCTTGAACCAtattgattgtaatattaatTGTTTCTCTAGAGAAATACTGCATCGTGTGAtgttgatgaaaacaatgtaacaaggctattctgattctgattgttCTGCATATTTGATATTACTTGCTTTTGAAACCTTAGAAAGGGATTTTGACATTTTAGTGCAACCTCATATTCCAGCACAGTGTATTTTATTCAGCTTTATTTTGATGGTGGAAAGTTggtgccctgcgatgaactggcgacttgtccagggtgtaccccgccttcgcccctatgtagctgggataggctccaagcgacccccgtgaccctagtgaggataaagcgggttcagaaaatgaatgaatgaatgaaagttggTAGAAAAATAGACATAATAGCAACTCTGATGCACTTTTAGTACTTTGGGTCttaaagagaaaataaatgtCTTTTTGAGCCACTGATGTAAAGTGTTGATGATATACATAGGACAGGCCAAGGATGGATTTCATACAcaagaaatttaaaaaagaatgttcatttgtatttattgttttggttCAAGTCTGTCTTTGGCTCATATTTATGTTCTTCTTATGTTAATTTTACTAACCATGATTCAGAATGGTAGTCACAAGAAAATGGAATCCACTGCAAAACATCTCAAGTATTATACTATATTCAGCATTTTAGACATACTCTGATTTTTGTCATGATTGGAGACATGAAGACAATGATTTATAAACCTGACAGGATCCTCTGCTTCCACAGTCAGCCAAATTTTACTTCTTAAATGTGTATGAGAGGTCATGAATGGGTACTTATACTGAATAACAACCGAAGAGAATGATGTTTGACCATCAGATTCTCATTCATAGAAgggtttaattattttaatttcttcAACAAACACACTTCTGAGGTACGCTTTTCGAACATGGGGACATTTTGTCTTCTTTTATGGGTCACACATTTGTCTTTTACTGTTGGTTTCTGATCTTTTATCATCCTCCTCATCTTTAATAGACTTTATATAGTCTTTGACCTTAATCTTGCTTGCCAGCCCAGAGCCAATACTTGTAATTCTGACTTAGTTTTAATGATCCTGTTGTATATTTTGCACGTTATACTGACAGTCACAACTGTTTTTATATTAATAGATGAAATCTGTTTATTTCCAACATGTTAAGTAGAAGGAATAAAAATTTATCAAACAAGTGttgaatggaagaaaaaatagctatgtaaaataataaactgTCATCAGCATACAGGGAAATACGGCGAGTGATGTCACTGCATTTAGattaataatttatgttgaagtcAGTTAAATATTTACTGGATTTAATTTTCCAACAAATTCTAATACTTTGCGCATTACTTTTTAAACCTTTTTAAGCATTGAGACTACACTGAACAATCAACAGAACCTGGATATGACGGTGAGCATTTTAATTcataaacacaaagaaaacaatgAGTTTGATTTATGatataaaagtaaaaagcatCATTGGCTTCTTTCAGGAGTTTGAAAAGGCGTCACTGGCCCTTCTAAAACAAGCTCTGAAAGCACCCCACCAGGTCCTCTCTGCTTCTGCTGAGGATGATCAGCTGGTAAATGCTGAAGCTGAAATAAAAGAAGCAGTCGTAAAAACTGCCCTACATGTTTTGAGGACCATGAAGAAGGATGAGCATGCTGACACACTTGAGAAAAGTAAGAGACTTTATATTCATTTACTGGCTTTGGTCAGATGTTTGAGTGTAGGCAACTGGCTGCTAGACAGTTTTGCAGCTATGGTATGACCACATATGTCACGTTTTGGAAGAACAGAAAATACTTTTTTTAATAGAGAAATGCTGTGGAAACATCAAAAACATTGTATCATTTTGTTTAGGGATGTGCTAATAGAAAATTGCCGACTGATATTTATGACAATTTGGTCCATGCTGATACTTATGTTActttatatttctttattttgtttgtattgaTTCTTGCTCAACAATGAAATCTTTTATAAAAAATAGTTACAATTTTAGAGTTTTTCAGCCATTCATCACATTATCTGTCATCACAAATtcaaacatacatattaaaaaacgaAAAAAACCTTTAATATTACCCAAACAATAAATACCTAACACTACTGTTGGTGAATGGACACTTGAAATGACAATACCATTGTGTGGTCAATACATTAGTGCATCCCTGACTTCATTTTATGTTCTatggtttattttgttgtatCTGAAATCCCATAACCCATACACCGATATCTGCCCGCATTTGGATACTGGTGTTATGTAGACTCTGATGGTCTACCAAAGAGAAACCAAGCCAGCTTAATCATATAAGCTTAGTATTAATGTTAACATTAGAATGTTTGATCTTAGTGGTTATAACCAGTCAGTAttagacactgggtttatagtgACCTGAAAAGCTCCTCCAGAAACACAGTTTGCAAACATTATAACCCAACTCCCCCTGGATCTATCATGATTATCAAGCTTTTAGTCATATTGCACAACCCTAGGGGTGCATGAAATAATGTTGTTATTGATGTTATACACCTCTGTGGTTTTAGGTCATTATGGAGAACTTGTCCCTTACCAGCGGAAGCAAAAATTATACCTGAAGACGAAAAATGAGCACTTCTTGGAAGACATGGTTACACATGAATGGCCTGTGCCTTTAAAAAAGATTTATACAACAATTTACCTGACACAGGGAACTAGTGAAGTCAACCAGGAGCATGAAATCCGACAAATAGAGACAGCTTTTTATAAGAAGAAGCATTTGGAAACTCAGGTGATCAGCAGTAAGGACATTTTAAAACCCCTACCAAAAGAAGACAAAACTATCCGAACTGTGCTCACCATGGGGATAGCCGGCATTGGAAAAACCTTACGGGTACAAAAGTTTATTTTAGACTGGTCTGAGGATGTCATCAACCAAGACATCCAGCTCCTCTTTCCCCTCTCTTTTAGGGAGCTGAATTTgctgaaaaatgaagaaagaagTCTGATGGATCTCCTTTATGAAGTTTCTCCAGGGTTGAAAGAGTCTGGAATCAAAGACCTGACCATGTACAAGGTTCTGATCATACTGGACGGACTTGATGAGAGCAGGCTCTGTCTGGATTTCAAGAGAAATGAAAGATGCAGTGATGCCACACAGTCAActtcagtggatgtgctgctgacaAACCTCATCACTGGGAACCTTCTACCACATGCCAAACTGTGGATAACTACCCGACCTGCTGCATCCAGCTGCATCCCTCCACAGTACATCGACCGGGTGACTGAGATACAAGGTTTCAACAACTCACAGAAAGAAGCCTACTTCAAGAGGAAAATTGAAGATGAGAACCTAGCCAAAAGAGTCATTGCAAACATAAGATCAACAAGGAGCCTCCACATTATGTGCCATTTGCCATTGTTCTGCTGGATTTCGTCAATTGTGCTGGGTGAAATGTGCACTAAAGTAGGAGGGGGGAAAATGCCAAAGACCCTGACACAGATGTACATTCACTTTATAGTACATCAGATCTCACAGATGAACTATAAGTACTCCAAAGAGCAAGAACTGGACTCACAAGGGAACAATCAAGTGATTCTGTCACTTGCAAAGTTGGCTTTCCAGCAGTTggagaaaggaaacctgatcttctatgaggAGGATCTGAGAGACTGTGGGATTGATGTGAGAGAAGGTTCTGTCAACAGTGGAGTGTGCACTCAGGTCTTCAGGGAAGAGACCTTGAGGGATCAGAGGGTGTTCTGCTTTGTGCATCTTTCAGTCGAAGAGTTTCTTGCAGCTCTGCATGTCCATGTGATGTACAACATCAAAGGTGTAAACCTGATGAAAGAAAAGTTCAACTTGAGGCCACAGAATGTGCCCATTTCCAAACTGCATAAAGATGCAGTGGACAAGGCTACTGAAAATGAAAATGGCCACTTCGATCTGTTCCTGCGTTTTCTCCTTGGACTCTCTGTGGAGTCCAGTCAGACTCTGCTCAGAGGCCTGAACATACCAAACATGCCCAACATGCAAAGTCATGAGGAAATCATCAGCTACATCAAGGAAAAAATCAGCCATGCTCGCAGACCAGAGAGGTACATAAACCTCTTCCACTGCCTGAACGAGTTAAATGACCACTCTCTGATGGAGGAGATCCAGATTTACATGGACTCAGACGGTGAATGTGTCATGGACCAGTGCTCTCCAGCTCAGTGGGCTGCTCTGGTCTTCCTGTTGTTGACCTCACCTGACAAACCCAAGGAGATCCACCTCAAGAAATACTCCAACAGAGAAGATGGTCTTCACAGACTCTTACCAGCCATTAAGGCCTCCAGATCAGCaatgtgagtttcactcatggtTTTCATTTTCAATAAGCATCACTAAGCCCAGTTTAGACTGAAGATTCACAACTAGACAAAAGCATTTTAGGATGTGGGGAAAGTTTGTCTAAGGTAATAAGACAAACCCCCCTTACAAACATATTGTCCTTGCCTCTGTTCATCAGGTTGAATGACTGTAATCTGACTGCAGTCAGCTGTCCGGCTCTGTCGTCCACTCTCAGCTCAAGTTCTAATGAACTGAATCATTTGAATTTGAGTGACAATCATTTACAAGACACAGGAATCGAGATTCTCTGCGTTGGTCTCCAGAGTCCAAACTGCAGATTGAAGACACTGAGGTGAGTCAGTGTTTCCAACAAAAATTAATCATCAAAATAGTCAAGGTTTGGAGCATCCCCAGTGAACAGGAACATTTCAGACAGCTGAGACAGGGATGGTTTTGTAAATAATGATGCGAGCTTGTCTGGGTGTTACAACACTGTAAGCAACACTAGTTGCAAGGCTTTAAGTATTGCAGTATTTCCCATATCATCACTTCATTAAACAGTTGTCAATTTATATGTTTGGTGTAATTTTATATCTCATTGCTGAACTATTTGGCCACTAAAGAGCAATGGTGTTTATTTAATGTCCTGCCATTGTGCATTAATTTCCAACTCTCCagataatttttatttatctgtttatatattttctatatctgtttatagaggaaatatattaGTTATgtaacagtggttcccaaactttttcaaCTCAAGACTCAAATAACTTGTGGCTTTTCCTCAGACCCAAATTTACCAAATGACATTGTTTGAAGAGTGTAATGCTGCATTTCCTGATGCCACATAATTATCATGAACTGAGTAGATTACAGGTCTGGAATCAGCCACTCACCAGCACGGTCTGAGAAGATTATTATGAGACTATGGGCACCAGTACATGTGTTCTAAATACACAAAATCAAACACTGTGAACTCATAATCCCAGTGAATCAGCTCCAGTGACTAATAGGCCAATATTTTGGATCAACATTTTAGGTCCAAAATCTTCCATTTTACGTACTTGGGGATGCACTGGCATGACATCTTGATTTGTAATATTCATAATaacaatattaaaatattaaaataagggAAAGACATTGCAAAGCTTTTACGGTTTGGTTTTGTGCATTGTCTACACAGGTTGAACCGATGCAGTCTCACTCCCAAATGCTGTGATAATTTGGCTTCAGTCCTGAGCTGTCACTCAGTAAATCTGCAGGAATTGGACCTAAGTGACAACGACATTGAAGACTCAGGATTAGAGAAGCTTTCCATGGGTTTGGGAAGTACAAGATGTCAACTGGAAACCCTCAGGTGTCACTTTAAAACCATTTAATTCAAGTCTAGCAGCTACAGGGGGTGTCTTTTTATTATAAGAAACAGATGATTTTATTTGATCTCTCTGTTCCAGGCTGTCGTTCTGTAACATCACACAGGCCGGGTGTGGATATTTGGCCTCAGCAGTCAAATCCAACCCATCTCATCTTAGAGAGTTGGATCTGAGCTACAATTACCTGGGGCAGGATGGGTTAAAGCTCATTTCTGATGCTCTTGAAGGAAGATGTGAATTGACAAAGTTCAGGTATGAAACAGGTTTAACTTCTGTAATGCTTTTTATCAGATTCTGATGTAACATGCTCAGATCAAGCCTGATGATTATTTTCCTTTCAGAGTGGACCACAACGCAGAATACTGGTTTAAACCAGGGCTCAGAAAATGTAAGTTGTGAATTCTGCATGAAACACACTAAATGAACACTGTATTTGACCATCACACATTCCACTCCAGATCCTTAGGCATCAGCATGGAGTTTCTGTGTGTAACATTGTCTTCTTTATGATGCTGCTGTTTATTTCTTGCATATGAACAGACTGCGTACTGGTTAGTTGTAGATACTGGCTTGTCACATTTGGGTATTGCAGTACACAGGACgtcattttgtcattattttgtcagtttttgccagTAAAACCATACATTACACAAACTGTGAAAGTTAACACAGACTGACACTGATCACTTTAGTGCACAAAAATGCAAATTATCATACACACAGACTTCAGCGTGTCTGCAGATCCTTGAAAAgtctaaaaaagtcttaaatttgtcCTAAATTATACACAAGTGATATGTGATATTGCTATATTTGCTTTATAAATCTTTGTGAAGAAGTTGTCAAATGtgtaattagtgttgatcattttgttctaACGGAGATGGTAATGAGTGGAGCCACCAATAATCACttatgggtggaggggttcaaaTATGAGGTAAACATTAGTCATGacaaaatgtacatgtaacattagctggattgaaacatggttaagactggttcaaGATAATAACTATGACACCCAttgtactgttatttttgtgaatttaaagtcttaaatttgaccaaaaacGCCTTGAAAAGATGCCCTAGACTTAAACAAACATACTTGAAAATGTTAATGCCAGCACTTTACCTTGCAACAGtctgtaaaatactataatacgCTGATATGTGAGcaattgaaatgaattgaaattgggAAGGAAAGTTTGGACAAAGTTATTATTTAATGACAATCAGTACAATCCTCCTCAAAAGCTTATCATATGGTATAGCTAGAATGATCACAGATCTAAGATCAGCACTAACTAAAGAACAGTAACTTAATTTAGCATACAAGTCAGATGCATTATACTGTTATTTGAACAAGTCTGTTCAtaacatcatcatcgtcatcaacaGTTTTCAACACAGTGCACATGGTGTTCATACAGTAAACTGAAAGACATTCATTCACAATATTTATACCCAGCGCTGCTGTTTGTACACATGTCTGAGAGTGTTAAAGTATTAAAGTTGCATTTACCTACTGCTCCTGAAAGAGAACACCACATTACTAAACACCAACATGCCACGTTATACAGTTATGGCAAATATgacaagtaaaataacatgaacaatggCCCCTGTTACGTATGACAGCTTCCACCATTTGGAAAAGCTCTGCAAATACATAAGGTGTGCTTTGTTTCATTTTGCAGCTGTATGCGTTGGACAAAGCGACTGTTCAGTCTGCGTTTCATTTATGCACAAACTAGCCTTTAAGTGGCAATTTGCAGATAGACTGTGAATTTGATTGTGATGGTTTGTCATCTTTAAAATGTAGAATCCCTGAACAGTTGTTTTAGGGAAACTAGATTATAACCAATTCAGTTCTTTtaagcattttaaacattttgcaAATTCACATTGCCCCCACTACAAGTATTTACCTTGTAAAACTTTTGCACATGAGTATTCTGAATTTCAAATCAACCCAGGATTTTAGATAAAAATCCCCCCTGCatttctctatttatttatttaacctttatttaaccaggaaaaatcccACTGATattaagaatctcttttacaagggagtcctggccaacataggcagcagcaaatacaacacacagttacaagattacacagttaaaacacatataacacTCACATTTGACAagaaacagtaaaaataacattcacaagcagattaagaaaaacaagtgcaagttatggagtGAGCCTCGAGAACTCTGTTTGGACTTAAAAGCACTCAAAGAAATTTACTCAgttgcctgtctgtctgcagctgattccatgcattaggtgcagagtaaacaaaaACCCTTTGACCCAGCTCTGTACGGGTAAATGGAACAGAAAGCAAGACATtgtagtgtggatggaagttTGACACAAACTTAGCTCAGTGTAAATTAAACAGCACGagatgtgcttttaatttgatgTGCTTAAGAATTTGCATTGATAAAAACTATCACAATcatggatgaacaggaaaggcattgtttggcctatggcttcACTCATGGAGCAGctccacaaaaatacaaaaacaaacacaaaaaggccaataaacattgccatatatACATTAACCCCAAATTATCACTAACACCACAACcatgctgaacccctgcacataaaaataacacataatcagcaacacgcccaatacccacaatgcaatgtggcaaacaCTACAATATGATCATTTGTAGAGAGAGAATAAGAATAATTATCAGAATTTCTCTTCACAGTTAATGTATTAATGCACTAATTAAAGATGCAACATGTAGTATATGTATTCTGTGGATGTTAAATGGTGTCTTTACGTTTCTTAATTGTTGCATTTCCTCCCTTCAGATTCCTGCGAACTCACTGTGGATCTCAACACCGCCCACAAACAAATCATCTTCTCTGATCAGAATCGAAAAGTGAGTCAGAGCATAGAGGAGCAGCCTTATCCAGACCACCCAGACCGGTTTGTCTACTGGGCACAAGTGCTCTTCAAAGAGGGGCAGACTAGCCGCTGctactgggaggtggagtgggAAGGAAACTGGGCCGGGATTGGAGTGACCTACAGAAGCATCAAGCGCAAAGGTCCAGAAAACGACTCCGTGATGGGATACAACAAAGTCTCCTGGAGTTTGCATTGTTCTGTCCATGGCTACCGCGCTTATCATAACTACAAAAGCCATGTCATTCAGGTTCCTTTGGCCGGCTCTCGTAAGCTGGCCGTGTACCTGGACTGGAAGGCCGGCATCTTGTCCTTCTACAGAGTGTCCTGTGGATGCTCTCTGACACACCTGCACACCTTCCACACCAGATTCACCGAGCCTCTGTTCCCCGTATTCAGAGTGTGGGGTCATGACTCCTCAGTCCGGTTGTGTCACGTGGAATAAGCCTGAAAATTTGAGAAAAGGCTGATTAAAGTGCATACTGCGTTGATTAGGGATCGAATAAGACTGGACACTGGTCAAAAGATCGACCAATTTATAACTGGAAGACTCACAAGCAGACAGGTTGTATTAGGAATTTTTGTTGTGCGAGAAAAGTCTCCTCATTTTGCAATGTAGGTGattttcagaaagtgaaacctcATTTAACCAACAGATAACTTCCCCAACCCCCTAAGTAGAACTAATGAAATGAGAAATAATGCTATGAAATCAGTTTTGTCAAGTGACCTTTTACAAAAAAGGTCACTGTAAAATTGCCCttcggtgtgaatgtgagagtgaatggttgttttttgtgtttgtgtcaggTCTGTGACAAACTGGTAACACATACAGGTTaatcagttcagaaaatgaatgattgaatggaTGACCTACATTATGTGTTTATACAactaatccaatccaattttatttataaggcactttaaaacaaccacagtggaccaaagtgctgtacagaagactaaaagcacaataaaaaaatgaacaaaatagcaaaaagcaaatacattaatgaatgaaggtgatcaagacaaagaGTTAATTGCCATGCAtactagtaataaaataaattcaatatgtacagatgtgtaaaaggagtgggaagaagaaaacttattaaatcccactccCACCTCTCATTTATGCAACATaccacattacttttgcttcattCACAACttattagtttgaccatttacgtcggcaccacacagctgttatatactGAGTGtattttcatattgcaatatatatcacagggttaaaaaaaaaaaaaaggcaatgtcagtgtttttttccattatcgtgcagccctagtttataTAACCAGAGCATCATATATCATCATATAATGTCTGCACCTGAATAAAGTGAAAAAGATGAACACATGGATGGATAATGTAAATCTATTATGAttctgaactgaacataaaatcagcTAATGGGAGTTCAGCCTCTGGTTGAATGGAACATGGGACATTTTTGGAGTCAGCAGCCTCAGCTACGTCATCACAAACCAAAGACAGTTTGTGCTGAAGCTGCTCAGACACGTTCAAATGGAGACTCAAACCATTAAGGCTTCTTCAGCCTGTCCCAGATAATGGACAGAGTGTGAGCTTATACTTAATAGTACCTGCTTAACACTGACAAGGATCTGAGTGGTGATAACAGCAGAGGATACTTCACCAGAAACAGTTCTCAAACCTCCAGTTACACCTGTGGACAGTCTGCTTCAAGTCTTAAATTCATATTAAAATGTCATTAATCACAGTAACTGCTTGTGTTACCACGCTGTAAGTTTATGCAGCCGAGCAAGTGTATTTGTTTTAGATATAAAAGGGGAGATGTGAAATTAACACATTTACAAAGGATAGCACGGAGGTATTACATTGCTGCCATCTTACCAGAGCACAGCTACACACAGAACTATTGTACTTATATGAGCAGGCTTCACAGCTGAGACATTCTGCATTAATGGGATGATTATGAGAATATCAACAGTTTTAATGAAGACAATGAATCAACGTAACATCTCTGCTAGATTTTGTAAAATAACTCACAAAtttaataaaaacacactgatatTAATCCACagtacaaaatgacatttatCTGCACAGTCATATAGTATGAACATGTACATTTTAACAATGATGTAGATGTATTATCCTATATATTATATCAATTCATGAAATTTTATAATATattatgtttgtctgtttttgagaCATTCCTAGAAATAGGCAACAGGTAGTACCATTGTAAGTGAATTGCAAATATCCAGCCTaatatcttttattattattattattattattattattattgtaagtgCAGAAGTTGAGGATGAGACAAGTGCATGTCTAATGTGTCAATGTCATCTTATCAATGTGTCACAAAGAAACATACTGTGTTTGTACTGAATATTTTgcttagagcccgactgatatgggatttttggagcCAATGCTGATACCAGTATTGTGGActtaaaaaagccgatatccaatatattggctgataactgatatattggctagtatatgaaataagaacattgatctacacaggatataataattttatattagataattgtggacaggtggattagcAGTTGCATAAATccttgtttatctcacaaagataatttacacaactttaaaacgctctataatagtcttatattagactagtgtGTGATCTGTGTGGAACCATGGGCTgtacatgtggtagtttttatgctggggagagcagactgtTGAAAAGATGTGTGTCTATATTTtttaagtagtgacataaaaattgtttggtaaatcattctttaaaatgtaagcgacacctacctttaatgagtccaactacaaagcaagctatgcaatcaaaaaaataattaaagcaaaaaatattacttaccacaaaattatgttttccctcacaaattttgatgtgtctgcctcatggtaCTACAACTTcctatgtggactaaggactaaactgagcatgtgcagagtgaattaggtgagtcctaagttgttcctgattagagcaattgcaagagttccAACTGACCCATGTtccaactgtccccggtctcccctacactattgaTACCCAGGCGTGCTTGCAGAATGAAACTGAGGTAGCTCACAgtcatgggtgtgtgtgggggggtgaatagttcataagactTGGGGGGGGattaatcggttgggctctaaTTTTCTTCATCGTTAATTACGTGTTTTGATTTCAGAGGGATTTTTCCAATGTTGTTGACAATTTGACTCACTAGAGTTCTAAAGTTGTGTATTATGCACATATTGAATCATAAAGGGACTGGGCCAAGCACAGACCCTTGTAAAGCACCTTAAATGATCTGATTGTGGTAAACTGTTGTACATAAGAAAAATGGTGGATAGATGGGAATTGATTCTATTTTTATATCTCCTTTACTACTTTTTGTCAGTATTATCTTTTGTATCTTTGTTATCATGGATCATGAATAAACATATAtatgtatcatttccatattcaaaataaatcaataaaaaaaaatgcttgtacACGCTTCATCTACACACATTGTTTTTATGTTGCCTTTTACGTGTTTTCTATATGAAATTgtttaatattgtattattaatTCCATATTGACTTAATAGAGCTTTT from Sphaeramia orbicularis chromosome 16, fSphaOr1.1, whole genome shotgun sequence includes these protein-coding regions:
- the LOC115435415 gene encoding NLR family CARD domain-containing protein 3-like isoform X5 gives rise to the protein MHFERIRSYPGDHILMVISTSCSNTGLSTSEALKMKDINLQREPTPLPDRSTFTTAKQRLVKRRRYEPDSGSTVSTLSSVSLKSDRSRLRPPVFSAEHRHSGANIETTLNNQQNLDMTEFEKASLALLKQALKAPHQVLSASAEDDQLVNAEAEIKEAVVKTALHVLRTMKKDEHADTLEKSHYGELVPYQRKQKLYLKTKNEHFLEDMVTHEWPVPLKKIYTTIYLTQGTSEVNQEHEIRQIETAFYKKKHLETQVISSKDILKPLPKEDKTIRTVLTMGIAGIGKTLRVQKFILDWSEDVINQDIQLLFPLSFRELNLLKNEERSLMDLLYEVSPGLKESGIKDLTMYKVLIILDGLDESRLCLDFKRNERCSDATQSTSVDVLLTNLITGNLLPHAKLWITTRPAASSCIPPQYIDRVTEIQGFNNSQKEAYFKRKIEDENLAKRVIANIRSTRSLHIMCHLPLFCWISSIVLGEMCTKVGGGKMPKTLTQMYIHFIVHQISQMNYKYSKEQELDSQGNNQVILSLAKLAFQQLEKGNLIFYEEDLRDCGIDVREGSVNSGVCTQVFREETLRDQRVFCFVHLSVEEFLAALHVHVMYNIKGVNLMKEKFNLRPQNVPISKLHKDAVDKATENENGHFDLFLRFLLGLSVESSQTLLRGLNIPNMPNMQSHEEIISYIKEKISHARRPERYINLFHCLNELNDHSLMEEIQIYMDSDGECVMDQCSPAQWAALVFLLLTSPDKPKEIHLKKYSNREDGLHRLLPAIKASRSAMLNDCNLTAVSCPALSSTLSSSSNELNHLNLSDNHLQDTGIEILCVGLQSPNCRLKTLRLNRCSLTPKCCDNLASVLSCHSVNLQELDLSDNDIEDSGLEKLSMGLGSTRCQLETLRLSFCNITQAGCGYLASAVKSNPSHLRELDLSYNYLGQDGLKLISDALEGRCELTKFRVDHNAEYWFKPGLRKYSCELTVDLNTAHKQIIFSDQNRKVSQSIEEQPYPDHPDRFVYWAQVLFKEGQTSRCYWEVEWEGNWAGIGVTYRSIKRKGPENDSVMGYNKVSWSLHCSVHGYRAYHNYKSHVIQVPLAGSRKLAVYLDWKAGILSFYRVSCGCSLTHLHTFHTRFTEPLFPVFRVWGHDSSVRLCHVE